From Bordetella flabilis, the proteins below share one genomic window:
- a CDS encoding amidohydrolase produces the protein MLGAGAAARPQGESAVSNTVPDIIFHNGRITTLDRSNPLASAVAIKDGKFVAVGDDAGIMALAGPGTRVVDLQRRGVLPGLFDNHTHVVRGGLNYNMELRWDGVRSLADAMAMLKRQVAITPAPQWVRVVGGFTEHQFAEKRLPTIEEINAIAPDTPVFLLHLYDRALLNAAALRAVGYTKTTPNPPGGEIIRDAHGNPTGLLLARPNATILYATLAKGPKLPFDYQVNSTRHFMRELNRLGVTGVIDAGGGFQNYPDDYAVIQKLADEGRMTVRLAYNLFTQKPKQEKEDFLKWTSSVKYKQGTDYFRHNGAGEMLVFSAADFEDFRVERPDMPTEMEGELEEVVRVLAQNKWPWRLHATYDETIARALDVFEKVHRDTPLTGLNWFFDHAETISDKSIDRIAALGGGIAVQHRMAYQGEYFIERYGAAAAEATPPIAKILERGVKVSAGTDATRVASYNPWVSLAWMITGRTVGGTRLYPARNCLDRETALRMWTENVAWFSNEEGRRGRIEPGQLADFIVPSKDYFNCAEDDISFLTSDLTVVGGRVVYGAGAFGALDDNSLPPAMPDWSPTRLFGGYAAWGDPDGAGRNSLGYRKLAACGCASACGLHGHDHARAWASRAPSSDLQGFFGALGCSCWAV, from the coding sequence ATGTTGGGAGCAGGTGCCGCCGCCCGTCCTCAAGGAGAATCCGCTGTGTCCAACACTGTGCCAGATATCATTTTTCACAACGGCAGGATCACCACGCTGGACCGTTCCAATCCACTGGCCAGCGCGGTGGCCATCAAGGATGGAAAGTTCGTGGCGGTGGGCGACGACGCCGGGATCATGGCGCTGGCGGGCCCCGGCACCCGCGTCGTCGACCTGCAGCGCCGCGGGGTGCTGCCCGGCCTGTTCGACAACCACACCCACGTGGTGCGTGGCGGCCTGAACTACAACATGGAGCTGCGCTGGGACGGCGTGCGCTCGCTGGCCGACGCCATGGCCATGCTGAAGCGGCAGGTCGCCATTACGCCCGCGCCGCAATGGGTGCGCGTGGTCGGCGGCTTTACCGAGCACCAGTTCGCGGAGAAGCGCCTGCCCACGATAGAAGAAATCAACGCCATTGCGCCCGATACGCCGGTATTCCTGCTGCACCTGTACGACCGCGCTCTCCTCAACGCCGCGGCGCTGCGGGCGGTCGGCTATACGAAGACGACGCCCAACCCGCCTGGTGGAGAGATCATCCGCGACGCGCACGGCAATCCCACCGGGCTGCTGCTTGCCAGGCCCAACGCCACCATCCTTTACGCCACGCTGGCCAAGGGGCCGAAGCTGCCCTTCGACTATCAGGTCAACTCCACGCGCCATTTCATGCGCGAACTGAACCGCCTGGGCGTGACCGGCGTGATCGACGCCGGCGGCGGTTTCCAGAACTATCCGGACGACTACGCCGTCATCCAGAAGCTGGCCGATGAAGGCCGGATGACGGTGCGGCTGGCCTATAACCTCTTCACGCAGAAGCCCAAACAGGAGAAGGAAGACTTCCTCAAATGGACGTCCAGCGTGAAGTACAAGCAAGGCACCGACTACTTCCGCCACAACGGCGCCGGGGAGATGCTGGTGTTCTCGGCGGCCGATTTCGAGGACTTCCGGGTGGAGCGGCCGGACATGCCCACCGAAATGGAAGGCGAGCTGGAAGAGGTGGTGCGTGTCCTGGCGCAGAACAAGTGGCCTTGGCGATTGCATGCCACCTATGACGAAACGATCGCACGGGCCCTGGATGTGTTCGAGAAAGTGCATCGCGACACGCCATTGACCGGCCTGAACTGGTTCTTCGACCATGCGGAGACCATCTCGGACAAATCGATCGACCGCATCGCCGCCCTGGGCGGCGGCATCGCGGTACAGCACCGCATGGCCTATCAGGGCGAGTACTTCATCGAGCGCTATGGCGCGGCGGCCGCCGAGGCCACGCCGCCCATCGCCAAGATACTGGAGCGCGGGGTGAAGGTATCGGCGGGCACCGACGCCACCCGTGTCGCGTCCTATAACCCCTGGGTATCGCTGGCCTGGATGATCACCGGCAGGACGGTGGGCGGCACGCGCCTCTATCCCGCGCGCAACTGCCTGGACCGCGAGACGGCCCTGCGCATGTGGACCGAGAATGTGGCCTGGTTCTCCAACGAGGAAGGCAGGCGCGGCCGCATCGAGCCCGGCCAGCTCGCCGACTTCATCGTGCCCAGCAAGGACTACTTCAACTGCGCCGAGGACGATATCTCCTTCCTGACCTCCGACCTGACCGTGGTCGGCGGGCGCGTGGTCTACGGCGCCGGCGCGTTCGGAGCACTCGACGACAACTCCTTGCCGCCCGCCATGCCCGATTGGTCGCCCACGCGGCTGTTCGGCGGCTACGCCGCCTGGGGCGATCCGGACGGCGCCGGCCGCAATTCCCTGGGCTACCGCAAGCTGGCCGCCTGCGGATGCGCCAGCGCCTGCGGCCTGCACGGGCATGACCACGCCCGTGCCTGGGCGTCGCGCGCGCCGAGTTCGGACCTGCAGGGCTTTTTCGGCGCCCTGGGCTGCTCGTGCTGGGCTGTCTGA
- a CDS encoding XapX domain-containing protein, whose translation MKIYLLSLGAGLLVGVVYSLLQVRSPAPPLVALIGLLGILVGEQIVPVARQMLGGTAFFAACDKEKTVSHVFGQLPGRQPGNKDQG comes from the coding sequence ATGAAGATCTACTTGCTTTCCCTGGGCGCCGGACTGCTGGTCGGCGTCGTCTATAGCCTTCTGCAGGTGCGGTCGCCCGCTCCGCCGCTGGTGGCGCTGATAGGCCTTCTGGGCATCCTGGTGGGCGAGCAGATCGTTCCGGTGGCCAGGCAGATGCTCGGCGGAACCGCGTTTTTCGCCGCCTGCGACAAGGAAAAGACGGTGAGCCATGTGTTCGGGCAATTGCCTGGCAGGCAGCCGGGAAACAAGGACCAAGGCTAA
- a CDS encoding pirin family protein → MIERRPFATLGRARQGWLDAKHHFSFAGYQDPERMRWGALRAWNDETIAPGAGFPPRLHTDMEIITCVRSGVLTHEDDMGNRGRTTVGDVQVMSAGSGLTHAEFNMEEGPARVFEIWIEPDRRGFPPSWGRKSFPRDACKGRFVTLASGIEGDEDALPIRSDTRLLAVALKAGEAATYRFASGRRRGYLVASKGRLIVNDVEIDQGDGVAIRDEVDVRIVALDDAEALLADTHG, encoded by the coding sequence ATGATCGAGCGCCGTCCCTTTGCAACCCTGGGCCGGGCCCGCCAAGGCTGGCTCGACGCGAAACATCACTTTTCGTTCGCCGGGTACCAGGATCCCGAACGCATGCGCTGGGGCGCGCTGCGCGCATGGAATGACGAAACCATTGCGCCGGGCGCTGGCTTTCCTCCCCGCCTGCATACGGATATGGAGATCATCACCTGTGTCCGGAGCGGCGTGCTGACCCATGAGGACGACATGGGAAACCGTGGACGCACCACGGTCGGCGATGTGCAGGTCATGAGCGCCGGCAGCGGATTGACGCATGCCGAATTCAATATGGAAGAAGGCCCCGCCCGTGTCTTCGAGATCTGGATCGAGCCGGACCGCCGTGGATTTCCGCCGAGCTGGGGCAGGAAGTCGTTTCCGCGCGATGCATGCAAGGGCCGCTTCGTCACGCTGGCCAGCGGGATCGAGGGGGACGAAGACGCGCTGCCTATCCGCAGCGACACGCGGCTGCTCGCCGTTGCGCTCAAGGCCGGGGAAGCCGCCACCTATCGCTTCGCAAGCGGCAGGCGCCGGGGTTACCTCGTGGCGTCCAAGGGAAGGCTCATCGTCAACGATGTGGAGATCGACCAGGGAGACGGCGTCGCCATCCGGGACGAAGTGGATGTGCGCATCGTGGCCCTGGACGACGCCGAGGCGCTGCTGGCCGATACGCACGGTTGA
- a CDS encoding MFS transporter, giving the protein MQDKTTNSARGSFAPLRQSVFAVLWAATVLGNVGSFMRDVASSWLVTDLSASPTAVALIQTAATLPIFLLAIPAGVLSDILDRRRFLIFVQLLLAAVSGSLLLLSHFGALTVEYLIALTFVGGIGAALMGPTWQSIVPELVQREDIKSAVALNSLGINIARAIGPAAGGLILASFGAAVTYGMDVLSYVAVIGALLWWKRPSAVRSPLSENFFGAFRAGLRYTRASKELHRVLLRAAVFFLFASAVWALLPLVARQMLGGSSGFYGVLLGAVGAGAIAGALIIPRLGKRLDSNGLVLLASMTSAAVMAVLVFAPPKWLAVLMLVFLGMGWIAALTTFNSVAQAILPNWVRGRGLAVYLMVFNGAMAAGSLGWGLIAREIGVPYALVASAVGLVVVSLLFHRARLPVGEADLQASHHWPEPLVAEPVSGDRGPVLVQVEYRIRQQDRPAFLDAMRRLSEERLRDGAYAWGVVEHTGDAERVVEWFFVESWAEHLRQHHRVSHADADIQAEALRLHVGPGKPEVHHFLALTR; this is encoded by the coding sequence GTGCAGGACAAGACAACGAATTCCGCGCGGGGAAGTTTCGCGCCGTTGCGTCAATCCGTATTCGCCGTGCTTTGGGCGGCGACGGTATTGGGCAATGTGGGCAGTTTCATGCGCGATGTGGCCAGCTCCTGGCTGGTGACGGATCTATCGGCCAGTCCGACCGCCGTGGCGCTGATCCAGACCGCCGCGACATTGCCGATCTTCCTGCTCGCGATCCCGGCGGGTGTCCTTTCGGACATCCTGGATCGTCGCCGCTTTCTGATATTCGTCCAGCTTCTGCTCGCCGCCGTAAGCGGCTCCCTGCTGCTGCTGTCGCACTTCGGCGCATTGACGGTCGAATACCTGATCGCGCTGACCTTTGTCGGCGGCATCGGCGCGGCATTGATGGGGCCGACCTGGCAGTCCATCGTGCCCGAGCTGGTGCAGCGAGAGGATATCAAGAGCGCCGTCGCGCTTAACTCGCTGGGGATCAATATTGCACGCGCCATAGGCCCCGCGGCGGGCGGGCTGATCCTGGCCAGCTTCGGCGCGGCGGTCACGTATGGCATGGATGTGCTGAGCTATGTGGCCGTCATCGGTGCGCTGTTGTGGTGGAAGCGCCCCAGCGCCGTCCGCAGTCCGCTGTCCGAGAACTTCTTCGGCGCCTTCCGCGCGGGGTTGCGCTATACCCGGGCCAGCAAGGAACTGCACCGCGTGCTGCTGCGCGCGGCGGTGTTCTTCCTGTTCGCCAGCGCAGTCTGGGCGTTGCTGCCGCTGGTCGCGCGCCAGATGCTGGGAGGATCCTCGGGCTTCTACGGCGTGCTTCTGGGCGCCGTGGGCGCAGGCGCGATCGCCGGCGCGCTGATCATTCCGCGACTGGGCAAGCGGCTCGATTCGAACGGCCTGGTACTGCTGGCTTCGATGACCAGCGCCGCCGTCATGGCGGTCCTGGTATTCGCGCCGCCGAAATGGCTGGCGGTCCTGATGCTCGTATTCCTGGGCATGGGGTGGATCGCGGCGCTCACGACCTTCAACAGCGTGGCCCAGGCCATACTGCCCAACTGGGTGCGTGGGCGTGGCCTGGCGGTGTACCTGATGGTGTTCAACGGCGCGATGGCGGCCGGCAGCCTGGGCTGGGGCCTGATCGCGCGGGAAATCGGCGTGCCCTACGCGCTGGTCGCAAGCGCCGTCGGCCTGGTCGTGGTCTCGCTGCTGTTCCATCGAGCCCGCCTTCCGGTGGGCGAGGCAGACCTGCAGGCTTCGCATCATTGGCCGGAGCCCCTGGTGGCCGAACCGGTCAGCGGCGATCGCGGGCCGGTCCTGGTCCAGGTGGAGTACCGCATCCGGCAGCAGGATCGCCCCGCATTTCTCGATGCGATGAGGCGCCTGTCCGAGGAGCGGCTGCGCGATGGCGCATACGCCTGGGGCGTGGTCGAGCATACGGGCGATGCGGAACGCGTGGTCGAGTGGTTCTTCGTGGAATCCTGGGCCGAGCATCTGCGCCAACACCACCGGGTATCCCACGCCGATGCCGATATCCAGGCCGAGGCGCTGCGCCTGCACGTCGGCCCCGGCAAGCCGGAGGTGCACCATTTCCTGGCATTGACGCGATGA
- a CDS encoding hydrolase produces MSSKYLEVLTPQNSQIIFIDQQPQMAFGVQSIDRQTLKNNVVGLAKAARVFNVPTTITTVETDSFSGNTFPELLAVFPENKILERTSMNSWDDQNVRDSLAANGRKKIVVAGLWTEVCNTTFALCAMLEGGYEIYMVADASGGTSLDAHKYAMDRMVQAGAVPVTWQQVLLEWQRDWARTETYDAVTAIVKEHSGAYGMGIDYAVTHVHKLTERVQHGERIGPNPAKVK; encoded by the coding sequence ATGTCCAGCAAATACCTCGAAGTCCTGACCCCGCAGAACAGCCAGATCATCTTCATCGACCAGCAGCCCCAGATGGCGTTCGGCGTGCAGTCCATCGATCGCCAGACGCTGAAGAACAATGTGGTGGGGTTGGCCAAGGCCGCTCGCGTCTTCAATGTTCCGACCACCATCACCACGGTGGAGACCGACAGCTTCTCCGGCAACACGTTTCCCGAACTGCTGGCGGTGTTCCCCGAGAACAAAATCCTGGAACGCACCTCGATGAACTCGTGGGACGACCAGAACGTGCGCGACTCGCTGGCCGCCAACGGCCGCAAGAAGATTGTTGTCGCGGGCCTGTGGACGGAAGTCTGCAATACCACCTTCGCCCTGTGCGCCATGCTGGAAGGTGGCTATGAGATCTACATGGTGGCCGACGCCTCCGGCGGGACCTCGCTGGATGCGCACAAGTACGCCATGGACCGCATGGTGCAGGCAGGCGCCGTGCCGGTAACGTGGCAGCAAGTGCTGCTGGAATGGCAGCGCGACTGGGCTCGCACGGAAACCTACGATGCCGTCACCGCCATCGTCAAGGAGCACTCCGGCGCCTACGGCATGGGGATCGACTACGCCGTGACCCACGTCCACAAGCTGACCGAGCGCGTGCAGCATGGCGAACGCATCGGCCCCAACCCCGCGAAGGTGAAGTAA
- a CDS encoding LysR family transcriptional regulator has product MKALPDLEGWAIFAKVAETGSFAKAAAGFSLSQATVSKAITRLETRMKATLFHRTSRSMSLTEAGYAALERAARILEEGEAVEAEITEKSNSLHGRIRLAAPMSFGLSHLAPMLPDFMRAHPDVGLEVDFNDKQVDLVSERFDLALRIANLVDSTLLARRLCSVRILLVGAPAYFERAGRPRHPRDLAQHTALQYMYARNGSSWRFRHDKQGEFSQTLPVNLNVNNAEALTPALRAGLGLALQPEFLAWEDLQSGALEIVMEDWQVDPIALHIVTPPGRRRPARVQALIEYLADRLTAEPWAGDVAG; this is encoded by the coding sequence ATGAAAGCGTTGCCGGATCTGGAAGGCTGGGCGATCTTCGCCAAGGTCGCCGAAACAGGCTCGTTCGCCAAGGCGGCGGCCGGGTTTTCTCTGTCCCAGGCCACGGTGTCCAAGGCCATTACGCGCCTGGAAACCCGCATGAAGGCCACGTTGTTCCATCGGACTTCACGCAGCATGTCGCTGACCGAAGCCGGCTACGCGGCGCTGGAACGCGCCGCCCGCATTCTCGAAGAAGGCGAAGCCGTCGAAGCCGAGATCACCGAGAAATCGAACAGCCTGCACGGAAGAATCAGGCTCGCGGCGCCCATGTCGTTCGGCCTCTCCCACCTGGCGCCCATGCTGCCGGACTTCATGCGAGCGCATCCCGATGTCGGCCTGGAGGTCGACTTCAACGACAAGCAGGTGGACCTGGTGTCGGAGCGTTTCGATCTCGCCTTGCGTATCGCGAATCTGGTCGATTCGACGCTCCTGGCCCGCCGCCTGTGCTCAGTTCGCATCCTGCTGGTCGGTGCGCCCGCGTATTTCGAGCGGGCGGGGCGGCCCAGGCATCCACGGGATCTGGCGCAGCACACCGCCCTGCAATACATGTATGCGCGCAATGGATCGAGCTGGCGCTTCCGGCACGACAAACAGGGCGAGTTTTCCCAGACCTTGCCGGTGAACCTGAACGTGAACAACGCCGAAGCCCTGACGCCGGCGCTGCGGGCGGGCCTGGGGCTGGCGCTGCAGCCGGAATTCCTGGCCTGGGAGGACCTGCAATCCGGCGCGCTGGAGATCGTCATGGAGGACTGGCAGGTCGATCCGATTGCCCTGCACATCGTGACGCCGCCGGGACGCAGGCGGCCCGCGCGGGTGCAGGCGCTCATCGAATACCTCGCCGACCGCCTGACCGCCGAACCATGGGCGGGGGATGTGGCGGGTTAG
- a CDS encoding SDR family NAD(P)-dependent oxidoreductase produces MTNEAMFSLNGRQALVIGGGSGIGRAIALGLARAGAGVDVAGRRADKLEETGDLIRAAGQRSSAFEIDARDMEALERLVDSVRDTSGVPDILVNAQGVMSLNNAEDFTPGDYDRIMDTNVKSVWFACTRFGAAMQARGDGSIINIASMASFRGFPRNGLYCISKHGVRALTESLAAEWAPRGVRVNAIAPGFFITDLNRGAMTEERQARALARVPMGRFGDVDELSGAAVFLSSRAASYVTGITVPVDGGFLSMGM; encoded by the coding sequence ATGACGAACGAGGCAATGTTTTCGCTGAACGGGCGCCAGGCGCTGGTGATAGGCGGCGGCAGCGGCATAGGGCGCGCGATCGCGCTGGGGCTGGCGCGCGCCGGCGCCGGCGTGGACGTCGCCGGCCGCCGCGCAGACAAGCTGGAGGAAACCGGCGACCTGATCCGCGCGGCGGGCCAGCGCTCGAGCGCCTTCGAGATCGATGCGCGCGACATGGAGGCGCTGGAGCGGCTGGTGGACTCGGTGCGCGACACCAGCGGCGTGCCGGACATCCTGGTGAACGCCCAGGGCGTGATGTCCCTGAACAATGCCGAGGACTTCACTCCCGGCGATTACGACCGCATCATGGACACCAACGTCAAGAGCGTCTGGTTCGCCTGCACGCGCTTCGGCGCGGCGATGCAGGCGCGGGGTGACGGCAGCATCATCAACATTGCGTCGATGGCATCTTTCCGGGGCTTCCCACGCAACGGCCTGTACTGCATCAGCAAGCATGGCGTGCGGGCGCTGACGGAATCGCTCGCGGCCGAATGGGCGCCGCGCGGGGTCCGGGTCAATGCCATCGCGCCGGGCTTCTTCATCACGGACCTGAATCGCGGGGCGATGACGGAGGAACGCCAGGCCCGCGCCTTGGCGCGCGTGCCGATGGGACGCTTCGGCGATGTCGACGAGCTCTCCGGCGCGGCCGTATTCCTGTCGTCCCGCGCCGCGAGCTATGTGACCGGCATAACCGTGCCGGTGGATGGCGGCTTCCTGTCGATGGGGATGTGA
- a CDS encoding IclR family transcriptional regulator yields MKQPPSTRRKPPPAGTPPAASPRAASTHRSLERGLAALEAVAGATGPVTLADTARRLGLHRSTAHHLMQTLVALGYLRQDEVTRGYALTPKLHQMTGRKWSVEQLGELAQPILEMLTAATDEGSSVAAWVNGTVTIAAKRETDGPLRVVQSVGAERSIYCTAVGKAIAGWLPHAEVQAALARTTMVAHTPKTITTPEAFETELRRIRTAGYAIDDAEQHEGLRCIAMPVFCYTGEVIGSMCVVGPRHRMTHQKLQAVRAPLERCSRQLSERLGHVADAPGSR; encoded by the coding sequence ATGAAACAACCCCCGTCCACACGCCGCAAGCCTCCACCCGCCGGCACGCCGCCGGCGGCGTCCCCGCGCGCCGCCAGCACCCATCGATCGCTGGAACGCGGCCTGGCGGCGCTGGAGGCCGTGGCAGGCGCCACAGGGCCCGTGACGCTGGCCGATACCGCCCGCCGCCTGGGCCTGCACCGCAGCACGGCGCACCACCTGATGCAGACGCTGGTGGCGCTGGGCTATCTGCGGCAGGACGAGGTGACGCGCGGCTATGCGCTGACACCCAAGCTGCACCAGATGACGGGGCGCAAATGGAGCGTGGAGCAACTGGGCGAGCTGGCCCAGCCCATACTGGAAATGCTGACCGCCGCCACGGACGAAGGCAGCAGCGTGGCGGCCTGGGTAAACGGTACCGTGACGATTGCGGCCAAGCGCGAGACGGATGGGCCGCTGCGCGTTGTGCAGAGCGTGGGCGCGGAGCGTTCCATCTACTGCACCGCCGTGGGCAAGGCCATCGCCGGGTGGTTGCCGCACGCCGAGGTGCAGGCCGCGCTGGCGCGCACGACCATGGTGGCCCACACGCCGAAGACGATCACCACGCCGGAAGCGTTCGAGACCGAATTGCGGCGCATCCGCACGGCGGGCTACGCCATCGACGACGCCGAGCAGCACGAGGGACTGCGCTGCATCGCCATGCCGGTGTTCTGCTACACGGGCGAGGTGATCGGGTCGATGTGCGTGGTCGGGCCCCGCCACCGGATGACACACCAGAAACTGCAGGCGGTCCGGGCGCCGCTGGAACGCTGCAGCCGCCAATTATCCGAGCGGCTGGGCCATGTGGCGGACGCTCCGGGGAGCCGATGA
- a CDS encoding C4-dicarboxylate TRAP transporter substrate-binding protein — MTITCKRMGPLAALLGLLAVLGGTPAQAQKTYTLKFNHVLGPKEPFHEGFLAWAKAVEARTNGGLKIQVFHSAQLGVEEDVIEQMRQGAGVGQNTDSARLGNYVPGMAVMNGPYFVETLDEVAKLRTSPTIAKWQDELAAKHGLKVVCFNWVQGYRNFFTNKAVRTPADLQGLRIRTPPAPIWQESIRALGASPVALAFGEMYPALQQRAIDGVELVYNNIPGGRFYEVLKFANETRHIMLLNFEVVSARFFDSLPPDYQKALVEECNNVGAQTSTRVLKLEDEVREQLRKRGMTIVQDVDIAAFRKAGEQAYQKLDLMDARRAVYADIGKQ; from the coding sequence ATGACCATCACATGCAAGCGCATGGGGCCGTTGGCGGCCCTGCTGGGACTGTTGGCTGTACTCGGCGGCACGCCGGCCCAGGCGCAGAAGACCTACACCCTGAAGTTCAATCACGTACTGGGACCCAAGGAACCCTTCCATGAAGGTTTCCTGGCCTGGGCCAAGGCGGTGGAAGCCCGCACCAACGGCGGCCTGAAGATCCAGGTTTTCCACAGCGCGCAACTGGGCGTCGAGGAAGACGTCATCGAGCAGATGCGGCAAGGCGCAGGCGTCGGCCAGAACACCGACTCGGCCCGCCTGGGCAATTACGTGCCCGGCATGGCGGTGATGAACGGGCCGTATTTCGTGGAGACCCTGGACGAGGTCGCCAAGCTGCGCACCTCGCCCACCATCGCCAAATGGCAGGATGAACTGGCGGCCAAGCATGGCCTGAAGGTCGTGTGCTTCAACTGGGTGCAGGGTTATCGCAACTTCTTCACCAACAAGGCGGTGCGCACACCGGCCGACCTGCAGGGCCTGCGCATACGCACACCGCCCGCGCCGATCTGGCAGGAGTCGATACGCGCGCTGGGCGCGTCCCCCGTGGCGCTCGCTTTTGGCGAGATGTACCCGGCCCTGCAGCAACGCGCGATCGACGGCGTGGAACTGGTCTACAACAATATTCCGGGCGGCCGCTTCTACGAAGTGCTGAAGTTTGCCAACGAGACCCGGCACATCATGCTGCTGAACTTCGAGGTGGTCAGCGCCAGGTTCTTCGACAGCCTACCGCCCGACTACCAGAAAGCGCTGGTCGAGGAGTGCAACAACGTGGGCGCGCAGACCTCGACGCGCGTGCTGAAGCTGGAAGACGAGGTGCGTGAACAACTGCGCAAGCGCGGCATGACCATCGTGCAGGATGTGGACATCGCGGCCTTCCGCAAGGCCGGCGAGCAGGCGTACCAGAAACTGGACCTGATGGACGCGCGCCGTGCGGTGTACGCCGACATCGGCAAACAGTAG
- a CDS encoding TRAP transporter small permease, whose product MTGFLIGLRRVEAVVAATFLVLMVVLIFLGGVARLMHYPLNWTTDVATCLFAWACFLCADIAWRNDSLMSIDLLVKALPARWRAACMAFNYLVIVVFLLYVAVMGTWLAWISRARSFQGIPEVSYSWVTLSMPVGAVLLLITTWQKVRAARMRGEPMHLDGEKTAC is encoded by the coding sequence ATGACGGGCTTTCTGATTGGCTTGCGCAGGGTAGAGGCCGTGGTGGCGGCGACCTTCCTGGTGCTGATGGTCGTGCTGATCTTCCTGGGCGGGGTGGCGCGCCTGATGCACTACCCGCTGAACTGGACCACCGACGTGGCGACCTGCCTGTTCGCCTGGGCCTGCTTCCTGTGCGCCGATATAGCGTGGCGCAACGACAGCCTGATGTCCATCGACCTGCTGGTCAAGGCCTTGCCGGCGCGCTGGCGCGCTGCCTGCATGGCCTTCAATTACCTGGTTATCGTGGTCTTCCTGCTGTATGTGGCGGTGATGGGCACGTGGCTGGCCTGGATCAGCCGCGCGCGCAGCTTCCAGGGCATTCCGGAGGTCAGCTACTCCTGGGTCACCCTGAGCATGCCGGTCGGTGCCGTGCTGCTGCTGATCACCACCTGGCAGAAAGTGCGCGCCGCGCGCATGCGGGGCGAACCCATGCATCTTGACGGGGAGAAGACGGCATGCTGA
- a CDS encoding TRAP transporter large permease, giving the protein MLIVAGAFVVLLLTGMPVAFAIGIAGALFFVQNPDLPATIPIQLTVSQTQNFALLAVPLFIMAGNFMNKSGITHQLLSLAAVLTGRLRGGLAQVSLVLSGLMGGVSGSCIADAAMQARMLGPEMMSRGFSKGYAAGVFSFGSLLTPIIPPGIGMILYGTVGQVSIGRLFAAGFVPAFLLWAVLAFAISVTARRRGYQAERTERASVREMAGAARAGIWALLFPIFLLLGLRAGVFTPSEIGAFAVVYAVFVGWFAYRQLGRAAFREALEGSLSDVGAVMFLLALSGIFSYGIVFEQVPDTISGAILDMTHNAHLVLLLIVLFTLVAGCFIDGAVLIIMLTPIFLPLVSELGVDPVHFGIVFIVAATIGNFTPPVGAAMYAVCSVLRCPIGVYTRESWPFLVAVCLVAVALIFIPGLVLWVPNLLFGMD; this is encoded by the coding sequence ATGCTGATCGTGGCCGGCGCTTTCGTGGTGCTGTTGCTGACCGGTATGCCGGTGGCTTTCGCCATCGGCATCGCGGGCGCCTTGTTCTTCGTGCAGAACCCCGACCTGCCCGCCACCATTCCCATCCAGTTGACGGTGTCGCAGACGCAGAACTTCGCGCTGCTGGCCGTGCCGCTGTTCATCATGGCCGGCAACTTCATGAACAAGTCCGGCATCACGCACCAGTTGCTTTCGCTGGCCGCCGTGTTGACGGGCCGCCTGCGAGGCGGTCTGGCGCAGGTATCGCTTGTGCTCTCCGGCCTGATGGGCGGGGTCTCGGGATCGTGCATCGCCGACGCCGCCATGCAAGCCCGTATGCTGGGGCCCGAAATGATGTCGCGCGGCTTTTCCAAGGGCTATGCCGCCGGCGTCTTCTCTTTCGGATCCTTGCTGACGCCCATCATCCCGCCGGGCATCGGCATGATTCTCTACGGCACGGTCGGCCAGGTATCCATCGGCCGCCTGTTCGCCGCGGGTTTCGTGCCGGCCTTTCTTCTGTGGGCCGTCCTGGCGTTCGCCATTTCCGTCACGGCCCGGCGCCGCGGTTACCAAGCCGAACGCACCGAACGCGCATCGGTGCGCGAGATGGCCGGCGCGGCGCGCGCCGGCATCTGGGCGCTGCTGTTCCCCATCTTCCTGCTGCTGGGGCTGCGGGCCGGCGTCTTCACGCCATCGGAAATCGGCGCTTTCGCGGTGGTCTACGCGGTCTTCGTGGGCTGGTTCGCCTATCGCCAACTGGGCCGCGCAGCCTTTCGGGAAGCGCTGGAGGGCAGCCTCAGCGACGTCGGCGCCGTGATGTTCCTGCTGGCCCTATCCGGCATCTTCAGCTACGGCATCGTCTTCGAGCAGGTGCCGGACACCATATCCGGCGCCATCCTGGATATGACGCACAACGCCCACCTGGTGCTGTTGCTGATCGTGCTGTTCACGCTGGTGGCCGGCTGCTTCATCGACGGGGCGGTGCTGATCATCATGCTGACGCCGATCTTCCTGCCCCTGGTCAGCGAGCTGGGCGTGGACCCGGTGCATTTCGGCATTGTGTTCATCGTGGCCGCCACCATCGGCAACTTCACGCCGCCGGTGGGGGCAGCCATGTATGCGGTGTGCTCCGTGCTGCGCTGTCCCATAGGCGTCTATACCCGGGAGTCCTGGCCTTTCCTCGTGGCCGTGTGCCTGGTCGCGGTCGCGCTGATTTTCATCCCCGGGCTGGTGCTGTGGGTGCCCAACCTGTTGTTCGGGATGGACTGA